A window of the Streptomyces sp. NBC_00454 genome harbors these coding sequences:
- a CDS encoding molybdopterin-dependent oxidoreductase, with amino-acid sequence MAKLMLHGDLDHPATLSVADLRDWAQHRAAVTFDCATNGPQHHVFEGPLLREVIADAGPAFDPRRRKDRSRFLLAVSGGDGHHSVLSWAELDVDFGDSPILLATRLDGEDLDGAGAQLVVPSDRCGARYVSAVTHVWFGALSPPSLGL; translated from the coding sequence ATGGCCAAACTCATGCTGCACGGCGATCTGGACCACCCGGCGACCCTGAGCGTCGCGGACCTGCGGGACTGGGCACAGCACCGGGCCGCGGTCACCTTCGACTGCGCGACGAACGGTCCGCAACACCACGTGTTCGAGGGCCCGTTGCTCCGCGAGGTCATCGCGGACGCGGGTCCGGCCTTCGACCCCCGCCGCCGCAAGGACCGTTCGCGGTTCCTGCTCGCGGTGAGCGGCGGCGACGGACACCATTCGGTGCTGTCCTGGGCCGAGTTGGACGTGGACTTCGGCGACAGCCCGATCCTGCTGGCGACCCGCCTCGACGGCGAGGACCTCGACGGGGCGGGCGCACAGCTGGTGGTCCCTTCGGACCGGTGCGGGGCGCGCTACGTCAGCGCGGTCACCCACGTGTGGTTCGGCGCGCTGTCCCCGCCGAGCCTGGGCCTCTGA